Genomic window (Rhodothermales bacterium):
GGCAACGTGGGCTCCGTCGCCGCCGACCTGCTCAGCAAGCAAGGCTGCAAGGTCGTGGCCGTGAGCGACGTGTCGGGCGGTTACTACAACCCGAACGGCCTGGACATCCCGGCCATGATTGCCTACTCGGCCGGCAAGGGCAACAGCCTGGAAGGCTTCCCGGGCGCCGAGCCCATTTCCAACGAAGAGCTGCTGACGCTCGACGTGGACGTGCTGGCTCCGTGCGCAAAGGAAGACCAGATCACCTCGAAGAACGCGCACCTCATCAAGGCCAAGATCATTTCCGAGGGCGCCAATGGTCCGACGACGCCGAAGGCCGACAAGCTGCTGGCCGACCAGGGCGTGCTCGTCATTCCGGACATCCTGGCCAACGCCGGTGGCGTGACCGTGTCCTACTTCGAGTGGGTACAGGACCGTCAGGGCTACTTCTGGACGGAAGACCGCGTGAATCGCCGGCTGGACCGGATGATGCACGCCGCATTCGACTCCGTCTACGAAACGGCCCTGGAGAAGGACGTCACGCTGCGGATTGGCGCCTACGTACGGGCCATCCACAAGGTCGCCGTCGCGCTGAAGCTCCGCGGCATCTACGCCTGAGTCCGGACCCGGCCGTCGTGACTGCGTACGGCCGGGTTTTATTTCGGATATTGGGGCATGATGCGCCCTGAACCCCGGAATACCCCGTTGCTGGCCGTGCTCGCGGTGTGCGTGGTTGCGTGCGCCATTCCTGCGCTGCCGGTCGCGGCACAGGATGCGCCCGCGGGACATGCGGATCGTGTGGCGGAGGTCATGGTGACCTGTCTGGCGCCGGTCCTCGATGCGGACGCGTTCCGCCTCACGTGGGGCGGGGGCTATCCGTTCCTGGAAACCCGTCTTGCCGCACGTCTGCTGGATTCGGGTGTGGAGCTCGGCGGTGGCGACATTCCCGTACTTCGCGTGGACCTGGAGCGTGCTGACATAGCGTTCAGGCGCGTCGGTGGAGGCATGCTGGAGCGCACGGTTCGTGCCGGTATCGGGTATACGGTGACGCTGCCTGACGGCACGATGGGCGCAGCCGACGTATGCGACGCGTCCCTCGTCGACCGGATGGATCGCGCGACGGCCGAATCGCTGTCTGACCCCCAGTCCGGGCTGACGCAGCCCGCGCTTCCGCGAACAGGCGTTTGGAGCCGCTTCGTTGAGCCCGTCGTGCTGGTGGGGGCGACCGCCATCGGGACCTGGTTGTTCTTCAATCTCCGCAGCAAGCGGGCGGACGGCGGATGAGTGTGCGTACGGCCTCATTCCTGGGTTTGACCGCATTCCTGCTGGCGTCCTGCGCGGTACCGGTTCCTCCGGGCGGCGGCCCGCCCGACGCCACACCCCCCTCCATTATCGTAACTGAACCGGCGAACGGGACCGTCCGCGTCGAGGGCCGGGAGATCCGGCTCACGTTCTCGGAAGCCGTGGACCAGGGCTCGTTTGCCCGCGCGTGGAGCCTGACCCCCGACATCCCCGGCACGGCGGACGTATCCTGGCGCGGCCGGACCGTGACCCTGCGCTTTCCGGAGGCCTTCCGACCGGAAACCACGTACATCCTGACCATCGATTCCGCATTCCGGGATGCGCGGGGAGTCGGACTCACCTCCCCGATTTCGATGGCCTTCGCGACCGGCGATCGGTTGAATGAGGGCACATTGTCCGGGCAGGCGCTGGACCCCGTGACCGGCAAGCCGGTGGCCGGCCTGGATGTGTTCGCGTACGCTCCCGACGATTCACTGGGCGTGCATCCACCCCTCTACCGCACCCAGACGGGTCGCGACGGTCGATTCGGCTTCCGGAACCTGCGGGAAGGCGACTACGCGCTGTTGGGGGTGGGCGATGCCAATCGCAACCGCCGCCTGGATCCCGGTGAGCGGGTTGCGGTGGCTGGTGCGCGCACCGTGACCGCCGATTCTGTGAGTGTGCCCCCGGACTGGGACTTCCTGCCCGTACGGTACGACCCGGTTGCCCCCGACGTCGCGCGGGTCACCGCGGTCAGCACGCGGGATCTGGAAGTCCGCTTCACGGAAGCCGTGCAGCTGCACCGGACACCCGGCGTCGCCCTGGTGGATTCGCTGGACCGGCCAATGAGGGGCGCCGGAACGCCGGGGGCGTTGGCGGGTGCCGCGTGGTATATCCCGCCCGGGGACGTCCAGCCGATGCCTGCGAGACCCGACGAACGTCTGGCGACAATCTCCACGCGCTCCGCTGCGGTCTGGCGGATCCGGGTGGATACCCTGCTCGCCGGAAACTGGCGGCTCCGGTTGGAAGATCGATCAGGCTCCGCAAATGGCGCCGCGGTGAAACCGGCCATTGCGGATTCGGCAGGGAATGCACTCGCGAGCGGGAGTTGGCCCTTCACGGTGCGTGGATCCGAACCCCCGGCGGATACGGCTCGAGTGGTACGTGTCCTGCCCGATTCGATGTTGATTTTTCCGCGGGATGCGCTGCGCATGCTGTTCTCAGCTCCGGTCCCCGATCCGCTCAGGATTGCCCTGGAGGATACGTCAGGTACCGGGCTTTCCACGGTGACGGCGAGTGGCATGGCTGCCCGGCGAGAGACGGATTCCACAGGGTCGTTCACCCCCGCCCACGTGCTGGAAGTGGACCGGGGCGTGCTTCCACCAACCGGACCCTTCCGTGTGGTGGTGGCCGATACGTCGTTCATCCGGGCCCTGGCGGGCGTGGACGCCACGGGTGAAATCGTGGGCACGCTCGACTCGGAGGTACCCGTCGTGGTGGAATTTCCGGGCATCGACACCCTCCACGTGGACGCCGGGCTCACCCGTTTCCGCCTTTCGCAGGTGCCGGGTGGCACCCGCTACCGCATCCGGGCGTTCCAGGATGTGGACGGCGACGGCCGCTGGTCGGCAGGCACGCTGCGCCCCTGGTCTCCGCCCGAACCCATCATCTGGGCCGACGGCACCGAACCCGTGCGTGCGCGTTGGGAATCCGTACGGACCGATACGCTCCGCTTTTTGACGCCGGCTGCAGAAAACCGCCCCTGAGCAGGACATGCCCGACCCCTCATCCCAAATCGCCCCGCTCCTCACCGCCGCCGCCATGCGCGAGGCAGACCGGGTGACCATCGAGGAGATCGGGATTCCCGGGCACACGCTCATGGAGTGTGCGGGGCGGGCGGCGACCGCCCTCATCCGGTCGCTGGACCCGCGGCGGGTGACCGTGGTGTGCGGAACGGGCAACAACGGCGGTGACGGGCTGGTCGTCGCCCGCCTCCTGGCCGACCGGGGCGTAACCGTGGACGTGCTGCTGACCGGCGCCATGTCCGGCCCCGACGCCGTGCTGAACCTGCAAGTCCTGGAACGCGCGCTCGAGCGCTGGCCCGACATGCCCGTGCAAATCCTGCGTCCGGATTCCGTCGCGCCAGGTGGCGAGGTTACGGATGCAGCGTGGGCTTCCCTTCAAGGCTCAGATGTGGTGGTCGACGCCCTGCTCGGCACCGGCCTGAGCAGCGCCGTCCGTGAGCCGGCCGCAGCCCTGATTGACGGCATGAACGCCCTGAACACGATCCGGATTGCCCTCGACATGCCCTCCGGCCTCTCCAGCGATACGGGCGAAATCCAGGGTCGGGCCGTGCACGCCCACCACACCGTCACCTTCGGGGCGGCCAAGGTCGGCCTGTACATCGGCGACGGACCCGAAGTCGCGGGGCGCATCCACGTGGCGGACATCGGCATTCCCCGAGCGCTGCTGCGGGCGGCGGCGAGCGCCCCCGGCTGCGCCGGGATGCCTTCGGCAACGGCCGTGCGGGCGCACCTGAGGCCCCGCCGCCGCGGTGACCACAAATACACCACCGGCCCCACGATTGTCGCCGGCGGATCGACCGCATTCCCCGGTGCGCCCGCACTGGCCGCGCTCGCCGCCGCCCGCGTGGGCTCCGGGTACGTCACCGTCTGGTGCCCGGAGGCCATCCGGCCCCTGTTGCTGGAGAAACTGACCGAGATTCCGGTCGTCCCGTTTTCCGAGCAGCCCGACTGGGAACGCGCCCGGGCCCTGGTCGTCGGCCCCGGCCTGGGACGCGGCGACGCAACCAGGGACTTCGTGAAAACGACCCTGTCCGGCTTCGACGGTCCGGCCGTCGTGGACGCCGATGCCCTCCATGCCCTGCGCGACGACCGGGAATGGGTGGCGGCAAACAGCCGGGCGCGCTGGGTTTTCACGCCACACGCCGGCGAATTCGCACGATTGACCGGGACGCCAGAGCGTAAAATGGGAGACATCACCACCAACGTCATTGAGTCCGTCCGGGCGTTTGCCCGGGACTGGAACGTCGTGCTGCTCCTGAAGGGCCAGCCCAGCCTCACCGCCGAGCCGGACGGAACGGTCCACGTGAATGACACCGGAAACGCATCGGCCGGCACTGCGGGTACCGGGGACGTCCTGGCCGGCATGATCGGGGGCCTGCTGGCGACCGGCATCGATCCCTTCCATGCCGCATCGTCCGGCATCCATCTGGCCGGAACTGCCGCCGACCGGTTCGTTGAAGAGGGCGCATCCCAATCCATGATGGCCACCGACATCGTCGCCCTCCTGCCCACCCTGTTGGCCTCGTACCGCTGATTCCATGCCCGAATTTCTTCGTGGCCGCCTCTGGCCGGCCATCCTCTGGACCGTACTGGTGATCGTGGCTCTCAGCATCCCCACGCAGTCGTTGTCGAAGTCCGACCTCCTGGAATGGGACAAGGCCGCCCATTTCGTCCTGTTCTTCGTACTCACCTGGCTGTGGCTCCACGGGGCCGCAAGGACCTCCCGGACGAAAGGACTGCTGGTCGTGCTGATGGCCTGCGCGTTCGCGTTCCTGACGGAATACTACCAGGAAATGCTGGGCTTCCGGTCGAAGGACATGCTGGATGCCGTGGCCGATTCGGCCGGAGCCCTGGTGGCGGGGGCCGTCTGGTGGTGGGAGACGCGACGCCGCGACGCCTGAGCAACTTCCCCGCAGAAATCGGGTCTCTCCTTCAACCAATCATCATGGAGGCCCGACATGGCACTGCGAAAAACGGAGAACGCCAATCTCCGCAAGAAATATCCGCTGTTCGTGGAAGTCGGCCTGCTCCTGACCCTGGTCATCCTCATCCTGGCCTTCCGCCTGGACATGACCGTCAGCGAGCCGGTGGACTTCAACACGACCGAACAGGAAGTCGTCCAGATGGAGGAAATCCTCCAGACGCAACAGATCGAGAAACCCCCGCCGCCGCCGCCACCGCCGGTTCCCGTCGAGGTCCCGAACGACGAGGTGCTGGAGGACGTGGATCTGGACCTGGACATGTTCCTGGACATTGACGAAGCCCCCGACCTGCCCCCTCCGCCTCCCCCGGCCGCCGTCGAGGAGGAGCAAGAGCCCGAGATCTTCGTGCTGGTCGAGGACATGCCCGAGCTGATCGGCGGCATGGCGGGCCTGCAGAAGCGGGTCAAGTACCCGGAAATGGCCAAGCGCGCCAACGTGGAAGGCAAGGTGTTCCTGCAGTTCATCGTGGACGAGCAGGGCAACGTGGTCGATCCGGTCGTCATGCGCGGCATTGGTGCCGGATGCGATGAGGAAGCCCTCCGCGCCATCCGCGAGGCAAAGTTCAAGCCGGGCCGGCAGCGCGGCGTACCGGTGCAGGTGAAATTCAACCTGGCGGTCACGTTCCGTCTTCGCTGAGGAAACGCGCTGATGAATTCGGTCGCCCCCCCGGGAACGAACCCCCGGGGGGTGCGCGTAAAGGAATGGTGAACGCGTTTTTATTTCACGGCGGGTTCACGTATACTTTGCGCTCCCTTTCAATCAGCTGTACACCATGGCACTCCGCAAGACTGACAAGGCGAATCTCAAGAACAAGTACCCCTTGTACGTTGAGATCGGCCTGTTTTTGACCCTGGTCGTCCTCATCGTTGCGTTCCGCATTGACATGACGGCCAACAATGGTTTCGAGGTCACGACCACCGAACAGGAAGTGGTCCAGATGGAAGAAATCATCCAGACGCAACAGATCGAGAAGCCCCCGCCCCCGCCGCGGCCTCCGGTCCCTGTTGAAGTCCCGAACGACGAAGTCCTGGACGATGAGGACCTCGACCTGGACATGTTCCTGGACATCGACGAAGCTCCGGACCTCCCACCACCACCGCCTCCTGCGGCTGTGGAAGAAGAGCCCGAGCCCGAGATTTTCGTGATCGTGGAAGAAATGCCGGAATTGATCGGCGGCCTGCCAGGTCTCCAGAAAAAGATCAAGTACCCGGAAATCGCCAAGAAGGCCGGTGTTGAAGGCCGCGTGTTCCTGCAGTTCGTGGTCGACGAGAACGGCAATGTGGTGGATCCCGTCGTGACGCGCGGCATTGGTGCCGGTTGCGACGAAGAAGCCCTCCGCGCCATCCGTGAGGCCAAGTTCAAGCCGGGCATGCAGCGTGGCAAGGCCGTGAAGGTGAAGATGTCCCTTCCCATCACGTTCAAGCTGAAGTAAGCGGGCCCGCTGCGGTGAACCGATCGCGGCCGTGAAGTATAAGACCCTCGAAGGGGGGCGCCTCCCGGCGCCCCCCTTTTTTTGGCCAGACCCGAATTGCCGACACAACCAAACCGCACTGGACGCAACCAATCCGGCGCTTTTTTTCGTATTCTGAAGGCATCATGGAACCCAATCGAAACGAAGATCTCGACCGACTGGTTGACGGCTTGCTCCGCGACCGGGACTTCCTCCTGGCGCAGGAGCTGAAGCAGAAGGTCGATCAGCTCAACGAACTGCTGGCGCAGAGCGTCCGGCAGGAGTTGCAGGTGGAGCTCCTGGTCGATGAATCCAAGGGGCGCGGCGGCCGCATGCACACGCACGTGGACATCAAGATCTTCAAGGAGCTTTGAATACCGGACCCGTGAGCCCCACCCCACCGACGCGTACCCGGTATGACGTGGGCGTGGTACGTTCCTGCTTTCCATCACTGCATGTGGGTGACCACGTGTTCATGGACAACCCCGGAGGCACGCAGGTAGCGAAGCGCGTCATTGACCGGACGACCGACTATTTCACGCGCATGAACGCGAATACGGGCGGGTATTTTGCCACGTCCGAGGCCTCCGACGATCTCCTGGTCCAGGCCCACGCTGCCGCCGCTGACCTGCTCGGCGCATCGACGGGTGACGAAATCGTGTTCGGCCAGAACATGACCTCGCTCACGTTCAGCATCTCCCGATCCATCGGACGTGAACTCAATCCCGGGGACGAAATCATCGTCACGCGGATGGACCATGACGGCAACATCAGTCCGTGGCTTATGATGGCCGAGGACCGGGGCCTGACCGTCCGGTGGTTGGATTTCAACCGCGACACGTTCCGGTACGACCTGGATGACCTGGACCGGCTCCTGACCCCGCGTACGCGGCTCGTGGCGGTCAACTACGCCAGCAACGCCCTGGGTACGGTCAACGATGTACGCGCCGTCACCGAGCGCGCCCACGCCGTTGGCGCGTGGGTATATGTGGATGCCGTACAGTATGTGCCCCATGGTGTTACGGATGTCCAAGCCATTGGCTGCGACTTCCTCGCCTGCTCGCCCTACAAATTCTACGGCCCGCATCAAGGCGTGGTCTGGGGCCGCCGTGAATTGCTGGAGCGGCTTACGCCCTACAAGGTCCGGCCGGCGTCCAACGAACTGCCGACGCGGTTCGAGACCGGCACGCTGTCCCACGAGGGCATGGCCGGAACGCTCGGCGCCATCGAACATCTGGCCTGGGTTGGGGAGACCATGGGATTCGCCGCGCCCGCCATGGAGTCGGGCATCGGACCGGAGGGCGCCGGAACAGGGAGGCGGACGCCCGATCCCATACGCCGCCGACACCTCGAAGCCGCGTTCCACGCCATCGCCGAGCACGAGCATGCCGTTTTCGGAAAGCTGCTGGATGGACTGCACGCCATTCCAGGCGTGACCGTGTACGGCCCGGATCATCGTGATCGCGTTCCGACGGTCGCCATCACGAAGTCAGGCACGACGCCCGAACAACTGGCCCGCCATCTGGGCCGCCACGGCATTTTCTCCTGGGACGGACACTACTACGCGATTGAAGTCGTGCGGCACCTGGGTCTCGACCGGCAGGGCGGCATGCTGCGGTTGGGCCTGGCCCAGTACAACACGGCGGACGAAGTGGACCGGGTCCTGAATGCGCTTACAGGCTGATGACACCCTCTATTTCGGCGGCCTGCCGGTAATAATCGACCACCCGATCCGCACTCTCCACGTGCACCCGCGTGGTAATGCTGCGCCAACTGCCCTTGGACGACGCGCGGACCGTCACCTCTCCGACACCTTCAAACAACTGTTCAACTTGCTCGGCTTTATCCTTGGGCGCAATGAACTTGAACAGGTAGGTGGTCGGCCATTCGTTCTGGTCATCCAGCAACGTCCGGAATTTGTCCCACCACGCATTGGATGTAGGCTGCATAGGAAAGAACCCGGTAATTTGCCTTTCCTGAACCGGATGCCCCGCAACACAGTTCCCAGGCACATCGTACCTTCTCCGCATCCCAACCGAACGCGCACGTCGCCATGATTCCCCTTCCCGACTGGGCCCCGAACCTCCACCCCCTGATTGTCCATTTCCCGATCGGCATCCTGTTCACGGCGGCGTTGTTCGACCTTGTCGGTACGGCGCTGCGCAACCTGGACTTTCCACGTCGGGCGGCCATGATGCTGTACGTGCTCGGAGGGATAGCCATCACGTTCACCTGGCTGACCGGCCGTGCCGCCGCCGACTCGGTGTTCCTCCCGACCGAAGCCAACGCCCTGCTCACCGAACACGCCGACCTGGGCACGTGGGCGTTCTATTTTTTCGCAGCCTACGCCGTGGTTCGTCTCATAACCTTCTTCGCGGGGCTGGAGAAGTCAACACCCGTTCGGCTCATCCAGACCCTCGTCGGACTGGGCGGACTGGCCCTGCTGACGGTGACGGCCGATCACGGCGCAGAAATGGTCTTCAAATATGGCGTAGGGGTCCAGGCCGTGGACAGTTCCCCGGCCGTGGTCATGGCCCCGGCCGACTCCTCGGCGTTCGGCCCGCAGGTCACCGACAACGGCGGATGGATGTGGCGCCCCACGCGGGCCGCTGCCTGGCAATCCGCCATGGTCACCTCCGGTGATCTCCGCTCATCGCTCGTGGACGGCGGCGAACGCGGTGACGTGCTGGCGCTCTCGGTCTCTGACGGCAGCGCCATGTTCTGGTTCGACCAGCCCCTGGAAGCCATCCAGGTGGATGCCAGCATGGACCTCTCCGGCTTCGACGGCACGGCCATGCTGGTTCATCATATCATCGACAAGGACAACTTCCATTTCATGGCCGTGGGCCAAGGGGAGATGCGTCAGGGCCACAGCGAGAACGGCGACCTGTATCTGATGGACGCCAAACCGTTCGATGCCGCCGGGTGGCACACCTACCGCGTGGTGGGAGACCAGACCCACTTCCGGGCCTACGCCGATGAAGTCCTGGTCACGCACGGTCACAAGGAGGCCGCCGGATCCGGATTCGTGGGCGTCCGCCTGAACGGCACCGGGACCGTACTCCTGGAATGGATGCAAGTGCAGCCGGTGCGCTGACCTGCCACGTTGTCAGGTTCGCAAACATGGTACGTTTTTCGCATCGATCATTCCTGATTGAAAACGTACCATCTTCTGCCGCTTTGGCGGGGGCGAAAGGATATGAACCTGCAGAAATTCACCGTAAAGGCCCAGGAAATCGTGAAGGCTGCCACCGAAGTGGCCGCCGCACGCAACCATCAGGGCGTGGAACCACCGCATCTCATGCGGGCCTTCCTGGATGAGCCGGGCGGCATTGTTGTTTCCATCCTGGAGAAACTGGGCGCCACCACCGACCTCCTGGCGCGTCGAACGGATGCCGCGCTCGACAAACTCCCCGTGGTCACCGGCTCCAGCGTGTCGGGCCAGTACATCGGCAATGACGCCAAGAAGGTGTTCGATCGCGCATTGGCGGAGGCCGGCCAGCTGAAGGACGACTTCGTGGCATCGGAGCACCTGTTGATCGGCCTGGCGGCATCCAAGGATCCCATCGGGGATGCGCTTCGCGATGCCGGTGTGACCAAGGAGGCCATCCTGCGCATCCTGAAAGATGTGCGCGGCTCCCAGCGCGTGACGGACCAGCATGCGGAGAGCCGGTATCAGGCGCTGGAGCGGTATACCAAGGACCTCAACGACCTGGCCGAGAAGGGCCGGATCGATCCGGTCATCGGCCGCGACGACGAAATCCGGCGCATCCTCCAGATCCTGTCCCGGCGCACCAAGAACAACCCTGTGCTGGTGGGCGAACCCGGCGTGGGCAAGACAGCCATTGCCGAGGGGCTGGCCATCCGGATCGTATCGGGCGACGTACCCGACGGGCTCAAGAACAAGCGCATCCTGGCGCTCGACATGGGCTCGCTGATTGCCGGTGCCAAATACCGCGGCGAATTCGAGGACCGGCTGAAAGCCGTGGTCAAGGAAGTCGTGGACGCGGAGGGACAGATCGTCCTCTTCATCGACGAAATCCATACGCTCGTGGGCGCGGGTGCCGGGGAAGGCGCCATGGATGCGGCGAACATCCTCAAGCCGGCCCTCGCGCGCGGTGAACTGCGGGCCATCGGCGCCACGACGCTCGACGAATACAAAAAGTACCTGGAGAAGGACAAGGCGCTGGAGCGCCGGTTCCAGGTGGTCGTGGTGGACGAACCCTCGGTGGAAGACACCATTTCCATCCTGCGTGGCATAAAAGAAAGGTATGAGGTGCACCACGGCGTCCGGATTACGGACGGTGCGTTGGTCTCCGCCGCCGAACTCAGTCATCGCTACATCTCGGACCGGTTCCTGCCGGACAAGGCCATTGACCTGATTGACGAGGCCGCGGCCCGGCTGCGGATAGAAATCGACTCCATGCCGGAGGAACTGGACCAGCTCGAACGGCAGATCCGGCAGCTGGAAATCGAACGGGAAGCCGTGAAGCGGGAGAAGGACGACTCCAAGCTGTCCCAGATTGCCGAGCAGCTCGCCAACCTGGAAGAGCGCAGCGTGGAATTGAAGGCCCGCTGGAAGAAGGAAAAGGAACTGATCGGGGCCATCCGTGAGGCGAAGGAGCACATGGACGAGCTCCGCGTGGAGGCCGAGCGGCTGGAGCGTGAAGGCAAGTACGGCGAAGTGGCCGAACTCCGCTATGGTCGCATTCCGAAACTCGAAGAGCTCGTCGACGAGAACAAAGCGTTGCTGCAGTCCGCCCAGGACCAGGGTGCATTGCTCAAGGAAGAGGTCGATTCCGAAGACATTGCCGGCATCATTTCCCGATGGACCGGTATTCCGGTGTCCCGCATGCTGGAAAGCGAACGGGCGAAACTCCTCCGCATGGAGGAAGAACTTGCCAAGCGCGTCGTGGGACAGGCAGAAGCCGTGTCCGCGGTATCGAATGCCGTCCGGCGGGGCCGCGCCGGCCTCCAGGAGGAAACCCGACCCATCGGCTCATTCATTTTCCTGGGCACCACGGGGGTCGGCAAGACCGAACTCGCCAAAGCCCTGGCCCGCTTCCTGTTCAACGACGACAATGCCATGGTGCGCATTGACATGAGTGAATACCAGGAGCGACACGCCGTGAGCCGCCTGGTGGGTGCCCCTCCCGGCTACGTCGGTTACGAGGAAGGTGGCCAGCTCACCGAAGCGGTCCGCCGCCATCCCTATTCCGTCGTGCTGCTGGATGAGATCGAGAAGGCGCATCCGGAGGTGTTCAACATCCTGCTCCAGGTGCTGGACGACGGTCGATTGACCGACAACCAGGGCCGCGTGGCCGACTTCAAGAATACCATCATCATCATGACCTCGAACCTGGGTTCGGAAGTCATCCAGAGCCGGATGGATGCGGCCGGTGAGGACTGGTCGGACGCGTCGGAGGAACAGCTCAGAACCGAGCTCATGACCGTGCTCCGCCAGCGGCTGCGGCCCGAGTTCCTGAACCGGATTGACGAGATCGTGATGTTCCATCCGCTCGGACGGGATGAGATCCGGCGCATTGTGGACATCCAGTTCGAGGACGTCCGTCGTCTGGCCCGCAAGAGCAACAACATCGAGGTCGAGCTGACCGATGCGGCACGGGACCACCTGGCCGGCATTGGCTTCGATCCGGTGTTCGGCGCACGGCCGCTGAAGCGGGTCATCCAGCGGGAAATCACCAACAAGCTGGCCGAGGAGTTGCTGTCGGGCTGGATTGAACCGGACGAAACCATCCGGATAGATGTGAGCGGCGACGGGCTCAGTTTCGAGACGGTGCCGCAGTCAAGCGCGCCAGAGACCGCCTGACAGCAGAGGCCTCGGTCTGCATTTCAAGGGCCAGGTAGGCGTCGAGGCTGCGCGTGAGTGCACGCTCGGCCTCGGCGCTGCGCCCCTCCTCCAGGAGCAGGATTCCCCACGTGTGCGCGGCTTCCGCCACGTCGGCGTCTTCCTCGCCCCACAGGGCGGCCATCATGTCTACAGCACGGCCGTATGCGGCGATGGCCTGGCTGCGTTGTTCGCCCTCCAGATAAACGGCGGCCAGATCTCGCTGCGTGAGCGCGGCATAGGCCGATGAACCCGCCTGACCCAAAACATTGACGGCCTGGACGTACCACCGCGCGGCGTCGGTGTGCATGCCGCGGGCCTTGTCCAGGATGCCCAGCCAGCGCAGGTCCATCCCGACAAAGAAATCGATTTCGCCGGCATTGGCCCGGTGGATGTCGAGCGTCCGCAGGAGGTAGCGCTCGGCTTCCGCGAAATTGCCCTGGGCCAGCAGGGTCCGCCCCAGGTAGCTCAATGCCCGCGCTGTCTCGTTGTGGTCCGGACCGTAGATGCTTTCCCGCCGGGCTACAGCATCCTCCAGGAGCTGCCGGGCTTCATCGAGCGATCCCAGATCATACAGGATGCTGCCCAGGTTGTAAATGTTGTCAGCCACCAACGGATGACGATCGCCCAATACGGACCGGGACATGCCCAATGATTCGCGGTAATACCGCTCGGCGGCGGCAAAGTCGCCCTGGTTGGCGGCGAATGTACCCAGGTTGGACAGCGTTTCGGCGATGTGTTCGTGATCCCCCCCGTAGAGCTCCCGACGCTCGGCCAAAGCTTCCTGGAGCAGGGCCTCGGCCGTGGAGTCCTGACGCAGCCGCATGTGGGAGACCGCCATGTCGTTGAGGGTCTGTGCGGCCTCCTGGCTGGGATAACCAAACAGTGCCCGCTGCATGGCCAGGGCCTCTTCGTAGAGCCGGACGGCCTCCTCCCACTCCCGGGTGGTAGACCCTTCGTCCACGACGTAAGCGTAGCGGTAGAGCGCCTCGGCCAATTCGGGACTTGCCCCCTCCGGCCCCAGCCGGCTCCGCAGCTCGCGCACGTTGTCCTGGATGAGGTTGAGT
Coding sequences:
- the clpB gene encoding ATP-dependent chaperone ClpB, giving the protein MNLQKFTVKAQEIVKAATEVAAARNHQGVEPPHLMRAFLDEPGGIVVSILEKLGATTDLLARRTDAALDKLPVVTGSSVSGQYIGNDAKKVFDRALAEAGQLKDDFVASEHLLIGLAASKDPIGDALRDAGVTKEAILRILKDVRGSQRVTDQHAESRYQALERYTKDLNDLAEKGRIDPVIGRDDEIRRILQILSRRTKNNPVLVGEPGVGKTAIAEGLAIRIVSGDVPDGLKNKRILALDMGSLIAGAKYRGEFEDRLKAVVKEVVDAEGQIVLFIDEIHTLVGAGAGEGAMDAANILKPALARGELRAIGATTLDEYKKYLEKDKALERRFQVVVVDEPSVEDTISILRGIKERYEVHHGVRITDGALVSAAELSHRYISDRFLPDKAIDLIDEAAARLRIEIDSMPEELDQLERQIRQLEIEREAVKREKDDSKLSQIAEQLANLEERSVELKARWKKEKELIGAIREAKEHMDELRVEAERLEREGKYGEVAELRYGRIPKLEELVDENKALLQSAQDQGALLKEEVDSEDIAGIISRWTGIPVSRMLESERAKLLRMEEELAKRVVGQAEAVSAVSNAVRRGRAGLQEETRPIGSFIFLGTTGVGKTELAKALARFLFNDDNAMVRIDMSEYQERHAVSRLVGAPPGYVGYEEGGQLTEAVRRHPYSVVLLDEIEKAHPEVFNILLQVLDDGRLTDNQGRVADFKNTIIIMTSNLGSEVIQSRMDAAGEDWSDASEEQLRTELMTVLRQRLRPEFLNRIDEIVMFHPLGRDEIRRIVDIQFEDVRRLARKSNNIEVELTDAARDHLAGIGFDPVFGARPLKRVIQREITNKLAEELLSGWIEPDETIRIDVSGDGLSFETVPQSSAPETA
- a CDS encoding DUF2231 domain-containing protein; protein product: MIPLPDWAPNLHPLIVHFPIGILFTAALFDLVGTALRNLDFPRRAAMMLYVLGGIAITFTWLTGRAAADSVFLPTEANALLTEHADLGTWAFYFFAAYAVVRLITFFAGLEKSTPVRLIQTLVGLGGLALLTVTADHGAEMVFKYGVGVQAVDSSPAVVMAPADSSAFGPQVTDNGGWMWRPTRAAAWQSAMVTSGDLRSSLVDGGERGDVLALSVSDGSAMFWFDQPLEAIQVDASMDLSGFDGTAMLVHHIIDKDNFHFMAVGQGEMRQGHSENGDLYLMDAKPFDAAGWHTYRVVGDQTHFRAYADEVLVTHGHKEAAGSGFVGVRLNGTGTVLLEWMQVQPVR